The following proteins come from a genomic window of Lolium rigidum isolate FL_2022 chromosome 5, APGP_CSIRO_Lrig_0.1, whole genome shotgun sequence:
- the LOC124656706 gene encoding epoxide hydrolase A-like, with protein MASIDTGGKDEKQSTAHGGPKHGVRRRRLGPAVLLLHGFPELWLSWRHQMAALAARGFRALAPDLRGYGDSSAPTDPAAYTVLHLVGDAVALLDHLRLPKCVFVVGHDLGAQVAWHLCLLRPDRVRAVVVLGVPYFPRAARPATEIFAALGDGFYITQFQEPGRAEKAFTRYDVATVLKKFYSIELDSITAPPGVEIIDFLEASSSSPLPWMTDEELGQYAEKFQKSGFTGPLNYYRMMDTNWRLTAPWHGAKITVPAKFIAGKKDTGFESFGTKRYVESGGLKSNVPDLEVAIIKGHHYLQQEQAERVNTEILSFLDKFSKN; from the exons ATGGCGTCCATCGACACAGGCGGCAAG GACGAGAAGCAGAGCACTGCGCACGGTGGACCCAAGCATGGAGTCCGTCGACGCAGGCTCGGCCCGGCGGTGCTCCTCCTCCACGGCTTCCCGGAGCTGTGGCTCTCGTGGCGCCACCAGATGGCCGCCCTCGCGGCCCGCGGCTTCCGCGCCCTCGCCCCCGACCTCCGCGGCTACGGTGACTCCTCTGCCCCCACGGACCCCGCCGCCTAcaccgtcctccacctcgtcggcgACGCTGTCgcgctcctcgaccacctccgccTCCCCAAGTGC gtGTTCGTGGTGGGCCACGACTTGGGAGCGCAGGTGGCGTGGCATCTCTGCCTGCTCCGGCCGGACCGGGTgcgcgccgtcgtcgtcctcggggTGCCCTACTTCCCACGTGCCGCTCGCCCGGCGACGGAGATCTTCGCGGCCCTCGGCGATGGGTTCTACATCACGCAGTTCCAG GAGCCTGGAAGGGCTGAAAAGGCATTCACCCGCTATGACGTCGCGACTGTCCTAAAGAAGTTCTACTCAATTGAATTAGACAGCATCACCGCTCCTCCTGGAGTAGAGATCATAGACTTCTtagaggcatcatcatcatccccacTTCCTTGGATGACTGACGAAGAACTAGGCCAGTACGCGGAGAAGTTTCAGAAGTCTGGTTTCACCGGGCCGCTCAACTACTACCGCATGATGGACAC GAACTGGAGGCTCACTGCGCCATGGCATGGCGCGAAGATCACGGTGCCTGCGAAGTTCATCGCGGGCAAGAAGGACACCGGCTTCGAGTCCTTTGGAACCAAGCGCTACGTCGAGAGCGGGGGTTTGAAGTCCAATGTTCCAGACCTTGAGGTTGCCATCATCAAAGGACACCACTACCTCCAGCAAGAGCAGGCCGAGAGAGTGAACACTGAAATATTGTCCTtccttgacaagttcagtaagaatTGA